TAAATTCCACTTAATATTTTTCCCATTTTCCTAAAATCGCCTCATGGCACGAGAAAATAAGAAATAGTAATTTAAATTGCAACAATAATGGATACAAAAGCTTTTAAACGATCGCTCCAACATTCGGAAAATTACAATCGTAAGGGATTTGGTCACCAAGCAGAAGTTACTTCTCAGTTACAATCTGAGTATCAAAGTAGCTTGATTCAGGAAATTCGCGATCGCAATTACATCTGGGAACAAGGCGATGTCACCATCCGACTAGCCCAAGCCTTTGGTTTTTGCTGGGGTGTAGAACGCGCTGTCGCAATGGCTTATGAAACCCGTCAGCATTTCCCCACTGAACGCATCTGGATTACTAATGAGATTATTCACAATCCTTCTGTGAATCAACGGATGCAGGAAATGAATATCGGATTTATCCCTGTGGAAGCTGGTAACAAAGACTTTTCGGTGGTGGAAACCGGTGATGTGGTCATCCTACCCGCATTTGGAGCCAGCGTGCAAGAAATGCAAATTCTCCATAATCAAGGTTGCAAAATTGTCGATACAACTTGTCCTTGGGTATCTAAAGTTTGGAATACTGTAGAAAAACACAAAAAAATTGCTTACACTTCCATTATTCACGGTAAATATAAGCACGAAGAAACAATTGCTACCAGTTCTTTTGCTGGCAAATATCTGATTGTGCTGAATTTACAAGAAGCCCATTATGTTGCAGATTATATTCTCAATGGTGGCGATCGCCAGGAATTTTTGCAAAAATTCGCTAAAGCTTGTTCCGCAGGATTTGACCCTGATCAGGACTTACAACGAGTGGGTATTGCTAACCAAACCACCATGCTCAAAGATGAAACTGAGCAAATTGGCAAGTTGTTTGAGCGAACAATGATGCAGAAGTATGGAACCATTGAGTTAAATCAGCATTTCCAAAGCTTTAACACCATCTGTGATGCTACCCAAGAACGGCAAGATGCCATGTTAGAATTAGTACAACACGATTTGGACTTAATGCTCGTAATTGGTGGCTTTAATTCATCAAATACCGCACAATTACAACAAATTGCGGCTGAGAGGGAAATTCCTTCCTATCACATTGATTGTGTAGAACGCATCAAATCAGCAGATGCGATTGAACATCGCCAGTTAAATGGAGAATTAGCGATCGCACAAAACTGGCTACCCAATGGCAAAATTGTTGTAGGAGTTACCTCTGGTGCTTCTACGCCAGATAAAGTAGTCGCAGATGTCATGGAAAAGATTTTTGCATTAAAAGCATTAGTCCCGACCCTTTAACTGAAAAAGGACTTACGCAAAATTATGAAAAAACTAACCACGTAAAGCCTTCTCTACGAGAGGCTTGTCTGCGACACGCTACGCGAACGCCAACGGCATAGCTTCTCTACGAGACGCTCCGCGAACGCTTACCGCGTAGCGTCTCCCCTTCTCCCAAAGGGAGAGGCTAGCGCCAAGGGAGAAGTCAAGAGGGTTTCAAAGAGTTCTTGCGTAAGTCCTATGAAATTTCCCCATCTCTTGACTACGCCCTCTCCTTAGTAAGGAGAGGGTTGGGGTGAGGTTTCTTAGGTTTCTTTACTAAGCAGAGGGTTGGGGTGATGTTTCCTGACTCTACAACTGAGGTAAAATTTCCGTTAACAAATGACCTGGAACTTGAGATAAACCCAAATTTTGTCCCTGTATCCCTAACTCAGCGTGGAAAGCCCGAATTGTTTTCACCACATAAGTGAAAGTTATTTGATAAGCCTCTGGTTGTTTGCTAAATCCATTTAAAGCTTGCAAATGATGATGTAATGCTGCTTGTAAATGTTGTGAAATTGCCTCTTTGTCACCATTAAAAGAATTATCTGTAACTAACTGATAATGAGCTAATCCCAAATTATTGTGAGCAGCAAACAAATCAAAACTTAAAGGTATACCGCTCAGAGAGTGAGCCAAAGCAATAGCTTCATCATAAGCTTCAATAGACAATCGTAAGAACTTTTGTCGTAACTCTTTAGTTGTTTGAGATAAGTTTGCTAAATGCCAGTATGCAGTACCCAGATTATTTTGTGTAGCAGCGCAAGCACTAGGAACATTAGCTGGAGTGCGATATTTTAAAGCTTCCCTGTAAACATCAATGGCTAGTTGCAGATTTTTCGCCGGTTGTTCGTTGTATTGTGCTAAATTCCAGTAGGCAGTGCCGATATTATTTTGAATCATGCCATATTTCAACGGTTCCTGTTCGGGGCTGTAGTGAACCAACGCCTGGCTGTATGAGGCGATCGCTTTCTTTAAATTCTCCACAGGTTGATTATACTGCCCTAAATGCCAATAAGCAGTGCCTAAATTATTTTGGCAAGCAGCATACTTTAACGGTTCCATGTCGGCTGTACGATACCGCAGCGCTTCACTGTAAGCTAATACTGCTTGTTGCCAATTCTCCGATGGGTTAGCAAAACGAGCTAAATCACCATAAGCAGTACCTAAATTATTTTGTACCCTTCCATAGGTTTCTGACTGTTCTTGGGGAGATATCAGCTTTAAAGCCAAATGATAAAATTCAATTCCCTGCTCTATATAAACTTTCCCATCCCCTGAGTTATCAGGCTGGCGGGACAGCATCCAATAGAGTGTACCCAAATCATTTAAAATATCTGGCAGTTGGGGTGAACTCTCATCATAGGCGATCGCCTCCTGATAGGCGAGAATTGCCACCATCAAATTTTCTAGACTTGATTTTCCCTGTTCAATGCGTACACGATATAAATTTCCTAACTTATGATACCCTTCTGCCAATACCTCTCCAGAGGCTTGTTGTGAGTGTAGTGCTTCAATCTCTAAGAGAATTTGTGGCGCTTGTTGGTTATCCTCTCCATCTTCAGTAGTCGTCTGGTTGATTGTTGGTATGATTAACTCGGTTAACTCCTTGCTAATATGAGACAACGACAATGGCAATAAGCTATTACCTTGACTCAATTGAGCAGTGGATTTGTGTTGCTGCGTTCGAGTCTTGAATAATT
The window above is part of the Nodularia spumigena CCY9414 genome. Proteins encoded here:
- a CDS encoding 4-hydroxy-3-methylbut-2-enyl diphosphate reductase, with translation MDTKAFKRSLQHSENYNRKGFGHQAEVTSQLQSEYQSSLIQEIRDRNYIWEQGDVTIRLAQAFGFCWGVERAVAMAYETRQHFPTERIWITNEIIHNPSVNQRMQEMNIGFIPVEAGNKDFSVVETGDVVILPAFGASVQEMQILHNQGCKIVDTTCPWVSKVWNTVEKHKKIAYTSIIHGKYKHEETIATSSFAGKYLIVLNLQEAHYVADYILNGGDRQEFLQKFAKACSAGFDPDQDLQRVGIANQTTMLKDETEQIGKLFERTMMQKYGTIELNQHFQSFNTICDATQERQDAMLELVQHDLDLMLVIGGFNSSNTAQLQQIAAEREIPSYHIDCVERIKSADAIEHRQLNGELAIAQNWLPNGKIVVGVTSGASTPDKVVADVMEKIFALKALVPTL
- a CDS encoding tetratricopeptide repeat protein, yielding MSVNDTTHLNNFTWNRQVYHRLKLALSLGLRRQVLLAVNDNLHLRNQVAARLHSTLAYPVGQVLYQPVDGHETSTPAYPRLVTLRLNLSDPNPIDHINQWLANYPPPIVGASKDTTGRPLPIPIFQIVGVEQLTKQPVAIQRLFLHYLRLSDENFSNPESNRFLESSLLLWVSRPWLSAIQQSAPQFWRWRTGVFVFAGEPTPTTQKQGYSESSERSRNWDVEDIEESVFDESVMEAELKAKSTNGLKFGDDFDFAVESPPNHPGKEEEVSALNSELFKTRTQQHKSTAQLSQGNSLLPLSLSHISKELTELIIPTINQTTTEDGEDNQQAPQILLEIEALHSQQASGEVLAEGYHKLGNLYRVRIEQGKSSLENLMVAILAYQEAIAYDESSPQLPDILNDLGTLYWMLSRQPDNSGDGKVYIEQGIEFYHLALKLISPQEQSETYGRVQNNLGTAYGDLARFANPSENWQQAVLAYSEALRYRTADMEPLKYAACQNNLGTAYWHLGQYNQPVENLKKAIASYSQALVHYSPEQEPLKYGMIQNNIGTAYWNLAQYNEQPAKNLQLAIDVYREALKYRTPANVPSACAATQNNLGTAYWHLANLSQTTKELRQKFLRLSIEAYDEAIALAHSLSGIPLSFDLFAAHNNLGLAHYQLVTDNSFNGDKEAISQHLQAALHHHLQALNGFSKQPEAYQITFTYVVKTIRAFHAELGIQGQNLGLSQVPGHLLTEILPQL